In Zingiber officinale cultivar Zhangliang chromosome 3A, Zo_v1.1, whole genome shotgun sequence, the DNA window AAAGAAAGAACAACAAAGAAACAAGTTCAACCAGATATCTAACCTTATGGCCTTATGGGATACTAACTAGATCAGTCATCAGTGGCAGTGAAACCCGTAAGAGATTTctgagtatttgaatttttagAGAACTTAAAGTCATCCAAAAAAATATATCGGAATGAAAAATAACATTTACTCAGATTTTGAAGTAGTTTCACAAGTATGAGGGACACAAATAGTGTCCTCCACCATTTATTGCCTAAACGTTGCAAAAGAAATGTAGATTGCAATTTAATGGTACCACAATGATAAAATAGACGGGTCTCATGAAGTGAAGAAGCAGATGAAGCAGCCATAGCGTAGCCCAACTGGCCAGGTAAAGAAGTTCCCACTTTTCTACTAGTCAAAAAGAACAAATCAGAACAAATCCATCAGAGAAGTTCAGTTGTTAAGAAGCTTGCCAGTGTTCTATACCAAACACGGAGAAATAAACAAGTCTGGTTGATGCCAGAATCTGCCTATTTTGGATTAAATTCAAACTAATCAAGGAATGTGATCTATAAAGGATGCATAGCCCAAAGAAATAATCAGATCAAGCAAATGATCATATGCAGGAGAAAACAGAACGTCCAGGAATAATCAAAAGATCGAACGAACATGAAGAGCAATAAATCATGGAATAAGAACAAATACATGAGGAAGAAAAAAGAATAGGAAATCATACAGGGAGACACAACGTGCATCACCCATTTCTTAGGATAGGAAGAAGTTTCTATCCCTCCCCGCGATCAGCTACGGGGTCGAGATATCGAAGAAGAAAATATTCTTCACCGCTTTCCCTACACGCTGCACGCCTTCTTCTTACCTGTTGTGAATTTGAATGATTACTTCCGTGAGTTATTCACCAAAGCAATAGAATGTTAAGCAATGGCTCCATCCTTGCGAACATCTTATGGTTGGCTAACTGCATTACATCCTTTAATATTGCAAAAACACCCATTAAACATGTCACAAAAATTAGAGGCAAAAATGAATATTCACCATTTCAAATCTTTAAAGATTAAAATCTTACATAAATTCCGTTGGAACATATACAGCGTGCTTTGGAAAGACAATGCAAACCCAAAACATTGTTCTGcctgaaaattcaatttctatAACACTGGCAACTCTAGTACAGAAACTCATCGTAAATCTTGCTGAATAGACAGCAGCAAATTGTTACTACAGTTATTTTGAAATCACTATCAAGTTTCATACAGAAACTAGTCATAAATCTCTCTGAATAGAGATCAGCAAATTTTTATTTACAGTTGTTTTGAAATTACAACAAAGCTAAACAGCAAGAATAAACCTCAGCTTGCTATATAATCAGTATAATAAAATTGAATCTGACTACAAAAAAGTTAAGGGAGCCCCAAATCTTattacaataaaaaaatatatatcaaaataacttgaAAGCCAATTCAAAACCTCAGGCAACTGATATCGGCTTAGAGCTTTGAGTTTCTTGACCTTGGGTAACACCAAATATGCTCAATAGACCACGTCCCTTTGCAAGGTGCTCCAACACTTTAAGTTTTTCCGTTAGCTCCACCACTTCTTTGGCCAAGACTTCCTCCTGTCGTTTTAAGGCCTGCAAGTATTGACAATAACTTAAGCTCAAATGCAGAGGCATTTATCAAATTGAACTTCCAACAGACAAGTAAATCACGACCAGGTGTTCCATAAATGACTCTTTACAGGATACAAAAGAAGACATGATAAAAGGATGACAATTAATGAAGGAGGAAAGAATAAGAGACAGTATTGCCTCAGGGCAACTTGGGAAAGCTCCACATGGTCATTAGTTTTTTGGATTTGAAACCTTTCAATCTAAATCAAGGTTTGTTGACTTTAAGTTTTACATACTCAACCTTTTTATGTGGTTTCAATCTGATGGTGATTTTATTGCCCTATTCTATTGCTCTTGGCTGAGCTGTCAACTGATCAATTTTTTTCCTCCACTGTTTCTATGCTGCTTGCCATAATTTTCTATCAAAATAAACTTCTGTTTAATCAACTTCTTAACATAATGAAGGGAATCTATGGTAGAATACACTCCTACAAATTATAGTTTTCCTTAGCATTACTCAGCTTGAGATAATTGAAGCATAAAGTCCATTCAGTAATATGAATGTAGGGTAGTGAGCTGTTTGATGTGATAAGGAAATCTGTAAACTACCTCAAGCTCTTCTCTCCGCATCTCCTCCTTTCTAGCTTCAGATCTGGCACTTCTTTGCACTTCAAAGATTATAGCAGCTCCAGCAACCTAGTGCATCAAGAGGCTATAAGTAGTCAATATCACAGAACAGTTATTAACTAGCCATGAAATTGTATGAATCAGCATAAGCACAAGCAAAATGCAAGTGTCCATACTGATTGATAAGCAAAATGATGCACAAACATGTCAaagtaaatcatgaacataagcatctATATTATGAACAGTATTGTAAATATGGTTAGCATCATAGCCTAAGAATGACAGAAAACATACTTGCTTTTATTGGTTTGGCAACACATATACCCATAACAGAAAAAATTAACTAGTAGCGGAAATAAAAGTAGTGTGTGAGTACCGAAAAAACAAAGACTTCTCCAAAAAGGTCTACGGCTGATTGAACAGCTCTCTCCTCATTCAGTGGTCGGATCTTAACATCAGTTGCCTGGCCATATAGGCGTCTTTGAATGTTTGTTGTCAAGCGATGATTTGCCTGATTACAGAAATGatcaaaaataatttctaaatagatatagatgaactgcaaaaaaattcaaaatagatTCAATCTTTGACAGTGCTAGTTAAACCGTACTGTGAAGGTGGCTTATGTCATAATACTTGCAAGAGCAAGaatatatataaaagagataTGAAACCAATTAAGTCCAAAAAGAATGTGTTTACGAAGAGTAATACTTTTTTAATGTTTGCTAAATCGATGACACAAGTAGCaccataaatgatcataaaagcTCTTTTTACATAATATCCAATTTGTATCTGTGATAATCAATAGAAAATATTATCCCCTTTCTCAGCTGGATCAATCAATGACGAAGTTGATACTAATTAGCAGCCATTTATCTTCTTGATTTTTAACAcagtttgcacaagaaaaaaaaagaactctTAGATCGAGGAGTAATCCCAAGGCATCAAATAATTGTAAAACCattagttggaaaattattttcctCAAAAGCTAATCTATGCCAAAGGATCTAACATTTTTTATTGAGCATAGAAAAAATTGATAGcatccatttttttaaaaaagaggaTAAACAAAACAGAAATCAACTAGATAACTTTGCAAAGATATCGAACAGTGTTGCCCCAACAAACAACAAAAAGCCGATCTGGACACTTCTGCCAGAATCAAAATCGTCAGTCCAAAAATGGAAGGGAAAGCCTTCATTTGACTCATGATGTACTACATTCTAAGATCACAAGAACACTGGGGCAATCCGATAATCCGAACGCTCTACCTGGACTAAATTCTAGCGACAGTCCGCATGCGCACCAAAGAACCCTAGAAGTGGAAATGAATAAAACAAATACTCTTACTCGAAGCAAGAACAAACGGATAGAAAGGGCACCTGGGCGAGATCGATGATGAGCTCGCGAAACTTGGGGTAATTCCCGGCTTGCTGCTTCAACCTGGAGGCGATCGGCTTCGACAGCGTCCGGAACGCGAGCAATCCCAGCTTCAACAACGGGAGCAccatctcttcctctcctctttctctcgatccctctcaCTCACCGCGCTGCAGTATAAGCGATTTGACGAGGGATTTTAATTGACGGGGGTTTTCTTGGGGAAGAGGGAAGGCGGGAGCGAGGAAGCAGCAGTCTCCCCATTCGGAGTCGCCACGGAATCGTATCGATCCTCCAATGAGACCACTGCCAACAGATCGATCGCAGCCGTTCGTCTTTGTTGATCGGGAACGAACCAATATGACGCCAGCGACGAGcccatttattttttcattaaaaaaaaagagaaatagaaatcatttattaaataataatcatTTCCATAATTAGCATTAACCAGTAAAAGAGCTAAGGTCAgagttcaaattttttttttgccaaatttAGAAATCGAACTGGAGATTCATTTCATTATTTTCGTactgaataaaatattattattattattattattattttaaaaaaataaatactggTTTCCGGATCTCCAATCCTGCGGCTTCCAAATCGTACACGTGGTCGTCAACGTGCCACGTCGATTTGCCAAACGGCAGACCAGATCTACCCACCGTTAACTCCCGAGTGGGCCCCACTTTTCTCTCTCCTCCGAAAATTCTACGCAGACAATCGAATCAAACCCTGGGAAATGAAGAAAGAGGAAAAAAGCAAACGCACAAGAACAATCAACGATGAATTAATTAATTCCTGccttttttttccaaaaaattaACATTAGAAATTAGACGACAGCaacaagaaaaacaaataaaaatagtaatgataataataatttttttaaaaaaaaaaaaccataaaaaaggaaaaggagaaagagattttTTTCCAGCCCAATTCATTACTCTTCACGGAAACGTGCTTTTGTTCGCAAACAAGATCACACAACGCCGCGATGGATCTCAATCTCAATCTCAACCTGGATCTCAATCTCAATTCCTGTTCCCAACCGTTCAACCGATCAAACCGCGGCTTTATTTTTATTCCTCCTCCCAATCCATTTCTTTGTCTCGCgttcttattattatttatttttattattaatcttCTTTGTTGTTTTtattccttttctctcttccatctcatctttcccctcttcctctccctctttttcgATCCTTTTTGCTGTTCCTGTTGTCGCCCTCCCACCCAAATCTCGCCTCGATTCGTCGATTCCGCTTCGATTTTTCCGCGCCGGGTGATTTTGATGCGCGGAGAGGGTCGAATCGGTGGTGTTGTTTGAGTTTGATCCTGATTAGGGTTTGCTTGCTCCGCCGGCGATGGAGTCGGGGGAGGGAGCGGAGGAGAAGGAGCAGTCGGAGCCACAGCCACAGCCGCAGCCGACTGCAGAAGCATGGAAGAAGCCGGCGCCCGAGGGCGGGGAGAAGCCCTCCAAGCGGAAGATGAAGACGCCTTACCAATTGGAGATCCTCGAGAAGACCTACGCTGGTTTGtcggtttttttttttatctttgtaTTAGGGTTTTTGGATTTGTAATTGATTGGAAGTtgtttttttacttgtttttttttttgctgggTGGATTTTGATCAGTGGAGACTTACCCGACGGAGATGCAGCGGACTGAGCTGTCGGTGAAGACTGGCCTCTCGGATCGGCAGCTCCAGATGTGGTTTTGCCATCGTAGGCTCAAGGATCGGAAGTTCCCTCCCACAAAGAGGCAGCGGAGGGAAGAGGACCCACTGCCATTGACTCCACCGCCACCAGTGCTTCCGCCTCAGAATGATAGGCTCTCGTCGGAATCAGGGGGCGTAGGGTTGAGCTCCAGCCCCTTCAGTGGAGGGCTTGGTAGCAGTGGGGAGTCCAGGAGGCCATTTTCTAGGGCGGCACCAGTTGTTTCGAGGATTGGGGCGGATATGTCTGCTATAGGAAGGCGCTACTATGACATGGGGCTTCCGCCACCAACCCCTGCACAGCCGACCATGGCGGAAATGAGAATGCTTGCATCAGTTGAATCTCAGCTTGGGGAGCCACTGCGACAGGATGGACCAGTTCTTGGAGTAGAGTTTGATCCATTGCCACCTGGTGCATTTGGGGCGCCAATAGGTATAGATAAAGACACAACAAATATCACATAAAATCTTCTTCATTTTTACATGATTGACTTAGATTGTTTAGTTTTATATAGTCCATACCTACCAATTGAAGTTACCTCTATAATCTAAGCATTGGTTAGTGTGCAAGACTTGAATTAGCGTTAATAATGAGTTTCCTTTTTCTTACCTTTGAACAAAATATTGCCATGTAGGTGaattgatttagtttattttttagttAAAAGTCTGGCCTGGATATATTTATTATGTTTTAATATCCATTGTATATCTGCAGTGTTGGGAGAATATATGTGTTGTGGTTAACGCTATCAAGTTTAAGAATGAAAACTTGTGTGATAGAAACTAGCCAACGATGACTAGTCTGTGTACTGGTGAATCAGTGAAAATCTAGATGTATAAGGCCAATGCTGGTGATAATTATACCTCCAAGCAATATATGCTTCTTGTTTGGTCAGGGAATTTTAGGTTATTTCCTTTTATCATTGTGATGGTCTATAAAGCATAAAATTGATATTGGATCTTTCGTAACATAACAATTCTTGGAATTTGATATCCTTTATGCTAATACAACTATGATTTCAAGTTTCATCTGTTGTAAAATTTTTGGTAGGCCTTAAATGACACAAGGATTATTTGAAGTCTTGGGTAATAAAATTACTTAGGGTGATTCTGCCCTACAGTGCGTTAGGTGAAAATTACAAAGAATCATATAGTTGTGGATCATTTTTCTGGCagcatttattttttttctgttgATTGAGTCCAAGTTTTGAGTTCATATACACTCTTGGCTCTCTTGATTCTGCGGGTTTTGGATCTTGTCTATGTCGTATTTCAACCCTATCTAGCAACTACTCTCCTATTAAGATTGCAATATTTCATGGTTTGGTTTGTGCTTTTGGCTCATCATTCTACAGTGTCTTTAAAATACAGACTTTGTAGTTTGATGCTAGTTTGCATTTGACTTTATTCTttgggtgtgtttggttcaagttatcacgTATAACCTTGGTtttgtgattaccaggtaatcacataaccaaggttataaggaataaaatataacctaatGTTGCTTGGTTAAACTTAGGTAATACAACAAAAATTTGTTTGTTTGGAGGTTTTAATGTAtaacttagaatattttattGTATTAGCCTCGGTTACAAtgtttgaaggggagccttggcgcaacggtaaagttgttgctttatgaccaaaaggtcacggttcgaatcctggaaacagcctcttgcaaaaaagcagggtaaggctatgtacaatggatccttccccgggacccgacatagcgggagcttcgtgcaccgggttgcCCTTTATTAGCCTAGGTTACAAAACCAACCAtacatattatttttatttttctttttaaactttACATTTTTTTAGTGTTTTTTTAACTttcctctctctctatatatatgtatatttatttatttatatataatattttcaaaaatataactttattttttaaataaatattgcatatttttatttttttatttggtttttataatttaaaatgaaatttttgttataaaaatttTAGGGGTATTTTTGTCCCAAAATGTAAATATCGGAGGATATTTTTGGCAAAATTTTTTTGTTAATCCCGGAATCAAGATTTCCCAAGGTTTTCCGATTCTAGGTTGCATGCCCCCTTTTGCTTATGTCGGGCATGGATCATTACTTGGGAATCACCGATTATCTAAACCAAACAgggttttcgttgataaccttggatggataaccaaggctATCAAGAATAATCCCCAACCAAACACACTCTGTGTAATGGTTTTGGCCATATTTACACCTGCCATTTGCTAGTGTGCTGTCTTTGGTTTTTGTTTTCCTGTTGATTGATTTACCTTTTCTCTTGACATAAGATTGGAAAGGTTGTAATCAACACTTCAAAACAAGCTGTCCCAACTGTTCATGATTGGTTATATGTATCTTTCTTACCTTGGAGATCTATGTAACGCCACAATATTTGTGGAAGTTCATTGAGCAGCATTTCTTTTCAATGTGGACACGGTGCATTACGAAGTAACTTTTTTTTTCAGCAGTTAAGAATAGTCAATGATTAGCttcatttgttttttttacttGTAAATGCTTTCTGTTAGGAgcgtgcaacggtaaagttgttactTTGTGACCAGCAGGTCACTGgtttgaatcctggaaacaaccttttgcaaaaaacaggataaggctgcgtacaatggattcttCTCCGGGACCCGCATgacaggagcttcgtgcaccggactatcttttttttaaatactttttgtTAGGATCTATTATGTGCACGTTTTCAATTAGGTAAACAATTAAGACGTTGAGGCGAAACATATCTCACTACAATAGTTAGAAGTCATCTTTCCAGCATTACACATTCATCTTCACGATTTTGTGCTAATTATGCTAGTGTTTTTGACTTGCATATACTATATGGGTATACTTATATGTCTTGTCGTTGCATATTCTATCTTAAATATCATTCTTATTCTTTATCCAAATCTTTCAGCAGAAATGCCAGTGCAACAGAAGCAGCCCCTGCGCCCTTATGATGGCAATATGTTTGAAAGATATGATACCAAGCCAATGAAGGTGTAGAATATTCGCTGTGCAATAGTGGaagttaattataatttttttgccTCTATTGTGATCTTACTAGTTTTAGTAGAATGTCTGCAGTATACTGCAttaagaatttgattttttgCTTGTCTAAAATTGTGGTGAATATCACTGTTTGCAGGCAACTGCTGACcatttgttagcaagctcatctAATGGGAAAAGAAAACTAGCAGCTAGTGCTTCTCATATGAGTCATCCCCAGATGAGTCACCGGGCTCTTCACGAGTATCAGTTTCTCCCTGAGCAACTAAGTGTCCGGTCGGAGACATATGATAGGGTCTCTCAATCTCACTATTATGACTCTTCATTAGATGCTTCGAGTGCCAGGGCAATATCTTTACCAAAAAAATTGCATGTAAATGAACAAGGGGTGCCAAATTATACTTTTCAAGGTCAAATGTCCAGTGCAAATCTTTTGTCTCAGCCAGGAAGGCAGCAAAATTTTCCTTCCATTTCAATGGACTCTGATGGTCCTCCACACAGTGACATGTTTCCTATTTCTGCAAGTGACACTCAGTTTGGTATGCATCAAGTCGGACTAGAAAACCAATCTATATCCTCTGACAGGAGGAGTGCCCGAGATGATGACTTTTCTAGGTTGGAGAGAAAACGCAAGGTAAGTACGATCTCTTCATTCATGTTgagttttattaaaataatatttttactgCAATGCTTTGATATATGTAGAGTGATGAAGCAAGGATTGCTAAGGAGGTTGAAGCACATGAGAAACGGATAAGGAAAGAGCTTGAGAAACAAGACATCTTGAGAAGAAAGGTATATATTCCTTTTTAATTGTTTGTCTTTTTTCACTTTTTGGTGCTGAAGAAATAATATCATTCCTTAGAGAGAAGAGCAAATGCGAAGGGAAATGGAGAGACATGATCGtgaaagaagaaaagaggaagagcGGATGTTGCGTGAAAAACTGCGAGAGGAAGAGAGATTCGAACGTGAACAAAGACGTGAAAATGAACGCAGGGAGAAGTTTTTGCTAAAGGAATCCCGTAGAGTAGGTTCCATAAATTTTGTTTAATGCCTGTCATTTCTAATACTTCCCTAATGTCTTTCTAAATGATTTCAGGCTGAGAAATTGAGGCAGAAAGAAGAATTAAGGCGTGAGAAGGATGCTGCAAGACAGAAAGCTGCTACGGAAAGGGCTACTGCCCGCAGAATTGCACGGGAGTATATGGAGCTTATTGAGGATGAGCGACTAGAGTTAATGGAGATTGCTGCAATTAATAAGGGGTTTTCCTCAATCTTTGGTCTTGACAGTGATACTTTGCAACAATTGGATTCATTCAGAAGTACGGTTTTGTTGAGTTGTTCAACTTATTCTAAAATAATTTCTTGAAATGGTTCCATGCAGATGGTTTGAGATTCTTATGACTTTGGTTAGCCTTTGCTGCAGGTATGTTGCAGGCATTCCCACCAAGTTCTGTAAAACTAGGAAGGCCTTTTGGTGTTCAACCTTGGGTGGATTCTGATGAAAATATAGCAAACGTTCTTATGGTGCATTTGCTAAACTCATTATCAATATTATCATAGGGGTTTTGCTTTCATAATTAGATATCGATGATTATTCCATTACCATGCTAGTTTGTACTGCCTATTCCATGTACATTTTTTTTCCTATAAAAAACAAGAATATTATTTTAGCATTGTTTATGCCACTTATTAGAATTTTACCCTCGGGAAGAAATTAT includes these proteins:
- the LOC122051488 gene encoding OPA3-like protein, with protein sequence MVLPLLKLGLLAFRTLSKPIASRLKQQAGNYPKFRELIIDLAQANHRLTTNIQRRLYGQATDVKIRPLNEERAVQSAVDLFGEVFVFSVAGAAIIFEVQRSARSEARKEEMRREELEALKRQEEVLAKEVVELTEKLKVLEHLAKGRGLLSIFGVTQGQETQSSKPISVA